The genomic region GGAGAATGCCGGATGGCAGACTTGGGCAACAGCCCCGAGGCGATCACCCCGGCGGTGAAGAGTACAGCAATGGGCGCTTTTGCCCGCCAGGTGGAGCGGCAGCCAATACACCCGGACACATGATCGCGTCAGTCGATTCGCGATTTTTCACTCGAACGTGTGTTTGGCGCAACCTTTCGAAACCAACTACCGTTGTCCAGCAGGGAGACCATCGAGAGGGGCCGACGTGACCACCACCGCAGACAGTGCCGCCATCACTGCCCAGGAGCGCTCCCAGGGCCGACTGGAGCCGGTGCACGCGATGAACGAAGCCACGAACCCTGAGGGGCACAAGCGCTCCCTGCCGGGACGACCTCCCGGCATCCGGGCGGACAGTTCCGGACTCACCGACCGCCAGCGCCGCGTGATCGAGGTCATCAGGGACTCCGTGCAGCGGCGCGGCTACCCGCCGTCGATGCGCGAGATCGGCCAGGCCGTGGGCCTGTCCAGCACGTCTTCCGTCGCACACCAGCTGATGGCACTGGAGCGCAAGGGCTTCCTGCGCCGCGACCCGCACCGCCCGCGCGCGTACGAGGTGCGCGGTTCCGACCAGGCCGCCTCCGTGCAGCCCACGGACACCGCGGGCAAGCCGGCCGCGTCGTACGTCCCGCTGGTCGGCCGCATCGCCGCCGGTGGCCCGATCCTCGCCGAGGAGTCCGTCGAAGACGTCTTCCCCCTCCCCCGCCAGCTCGTCGGCGACGGTGAGCTCTTCGTCCTGAAGGTCGTCGGTGACTCGATGATCGAGGCCGCCATCTGCGACGGCGACTGGGTTACCGTCCGCCGCCAGCCGGTCGCCGAGAACGGCGACATCGTGGCGGCGATGCTCGACGGAGAAGCCACCGTCAAGCGCTTCAAGCGCGAGGACGGCCACGTCTGGCTCCTGCCGCACAACGCGGCCTACGAGCCGATCCCCGGCGACGACGCGACCATCCTCGGCAAGGTGGTGGCCGTACTGCGCCGCGTCTGAAGCCGCGCACCGCGTCGGGTGGGCCCAGTCGGCCCGCCCTCTGACCGGGCCCCGGGACCCCTGCGCCGGTTCCGGGGCCCTGCGCTGTCCGGCCCCCGGTACGCGGTGTCCGGGCGCTCCGATACGCCGTGGCGGGGCCCAGTGCTCCTGGTGCGGGGGCCGGCCCACGGCTTCGTCGCCGCAGACCGGGCCCCGAGGCTCAATCGGCCTCCTTCTGCTTCGCCACCGCGTCGATCGCCGCCAGCGACTTCCGCACCTGGTTACGGTCCGTCGTGTACCAGAAGTCGGGCAGTGACGCCTTCAGATAGCTCCCGTACCGGGCCGTGGCCAGACGCTGGTCCAGTACGGCGACCACACCGCGGTCGCCCGACGCCCGTACGAGACGGCCGGCCCCCTGGGCCATGAGGAGCGCGGCGTGGGTGGCGGCGACTGCCATGAAGCCGTTGCCGCCCGCGTCCTCCACGGCTTTCTGGCGGGCGCTCATCAGCGGGTCGTCCGGGCGCGGGAACGGGATCTTGTCCATGACGACCAGCTGACAGCTGGGTCCAGGGACGTCCACGCCCTGCCACAGCGACAGGGTGCCGAACAGACAGGTCTTCGGGTCGGCCGCAAAGTTCTTGATCAGCTCGCCGAGCGTCTCCTCCCCCTGGAGGAGGATCGGGAATTCGGGGATCCGGGAACGCAGTTCCTCGGCGGCCAGCTGGGCGCCCCGCATGGAGGAGAACAGGCCCAGGGTGCGGCCGCCCGCCGCCTGGATGAGCTCCGTGAGCTCATCCAGCATGTCCCCGCGGTCGCCGTCCCGCGCGGGGCGCGCCAGGTGCTTCGCGACGTACAGGATGCCCTGCTTGCGGTAGTCGAAGGGCGAGCCGACGTCGATGCCCTTCCACTGCGGGAGGTCATCACCTTCGGTGCCTTCGGGGGCGAGCCCGAGGGAAGCACCGACGCCGTTGAAGTCCCCACCCAGCTTCAGCGTCGCGGATGTCAGGACCACGGAGCGGTCGGCGAAGAGCTTCTCCCTCAGCAGCCCCGAGACGGACATGGGGGCGACGCGCAGGGAGGCACCGAAGCGGTCGTGGCGCTCGTACCAGACCACGTCCCACTCCGAGCCGTTGGTG from Streptomyces chartreusis NRRL 3882 harbors:
- the lexA gene encoding transcriptional repressor LexA translates to MTTTADSAAITAQERSQGRLEPVHAMNEATNPEGHKRSLPGRPPGIRADSSGLTDRQRRVIEVIRDSVQRRGYPPSMREIGQAVGLSSTSSVAHQLMALERKGFLRRDPHRPRAYEVRGSDQAASVQPTDTAGKPAASYVPLVGRIAAGGPILAEESVEDVFPLPRQLVGDGELFVLKVVGDSMIEAAICDGDWVTVRRQPVAENGDIVAAMLDGEATVKRFKREDGHVWLLPHNAAYEPIPGDDATILGKVVAVLRRV